CCGTATTGCGGCTTGGCGGATAATCAGGGAAATACTTTCGGATCCGAAAAGTGTGATTGGATTATCTACGGGAAAAACTACCAAAAATATCCACATGCTGGTCGGCAGTATCTATGAACAAAA
This region of Bacteroidales bacterium genomic DNA includes:
- a CDS encoding glucosamine-6-phosphate deaminase, which gives rise to MSITIAKDEVEFDRIAAWRIIREILSDPKSVIGLSTGKTTKNIHMLVGSIYEQ